The sequence TCGCTAATGGTTCCGTTATTTCCACCATTGTAGTCAGAAGCGCTATTGCCTGCGATCAATGGACGAAGACCAGCCCAGCTGCTTTCAATATCAGCAACGGTAATGTTTGCTTCTGGGAAGCGGTTGTTGACAATACCTAGTAGATAATCTACATCTTCCTGCGTCACTTTTGGATGTTCCAAATCGCCTGTGTAGTCTGTATCGGTTGTACCAAAGTAGGTCTTGTTTTCACGTGGGAGAACGAAGACCATACGACCATCTCCCAAACCTGTGTCAAAGTAAACTGGCTGTGAAACCTTGATCTTGCTTGAGTCCACTACCAAGTGAACTCCCTTAGTTGGACGCATTTGTGAGAATTGCGTTCCCTTATTAGACAAATTGCGTACCTTGTCGCTCCAAGGTCCAGTTGTGTTAATAACTAGGCGAGCCTTGATTTCAAAGACTTGGTCTGTCAACAAATCACGAGCTACAACACCTGTAATCTTGCCGCTTTCGTCAAAGAGGAAGCCTTCTGCCTTAACATGGTTGGCAATGAGGGCACCGTCTTGGTTGGCACGTTTGATGTTTTCAATCACGAGACGCGCATCGTTATTACGGAAGTCAAGATAAACCCCACCTCCTACCAAGCCTTCTTTCTTCAAGTTTGGCTGGCGTTCCAAGACTTCTTCCTTGCTCAAGACCTTGTTAGCAGCTGGCGTATTGTTAACACCTGCCAAAAGGTCGTACAAGTCCATGGCTACTTTGAGACGGAAGAGACTAAAGGTCGCTCCATCCTCATCAAAAACAGGCAAGAGCATTGGATCTGGTTTTGGAATGTGTGGAGCGATTTGTTGAACCACCGCGCGCTCAGAAACTGTATCTGATACCACTTCCACGTCAAATTGTTTGAGGTAACGCAGACCTCCGTGGACCAATTTTGTTGAACGGCTAGATGTTCCTTCTGCGAAGTCCTGCATTTCAATCAAACCAGTGTCAAGACCACTGGCTGCCGCCTGCAAGGCTACACCAGCTCCTGTAATCCCCCCACCAATAATCAAGAGATCCAAGGTACGTTCCTGCATTTTTTTAATTGACAATTCACGTGTTTTCTTTGAAAATTCCATATTTACACACTTTCTAACTGAGTCGTTTCATTCTTAAGCTGATCATTGCATCAAGAAACAGTATTAGTCGTCGATTTCCGCAAAGACTTGCGTTGCTTTCACAGCTTTCTTCCAGCCCTTGTAGAGTTGTTCCTTGCGCGATTCGTTCATCGATGGCTCAAAGAGTTCTCCTGTCTCGTTCAAGAGTTTCAACTCATCCAAGTCCTTCCAATAACCCACTGCCAAACCAGCTAGGAAGGCTGCACCGAGGGCAGTTGTTTCCAAGTTTTTAGCGCGTGCGATATCAATTCCCAAGATGTCAGCTTGGAACTGCATGAGGAAGTTGTTCATGGCTGCACCACCATCTACCTTCAAGACTTGGATCGCTGTCTGCGCATCCACTTGCATGGTGTCAATGATGTCACGTACTTGATAAGCGATAGATTGCAAGGTTGCCTTGATAAAGTCTTCTTTGCTTGTTCCACGAGTTAAGCCAAAGACAGAGCCTCGAGCGTTTTGGTTCCAGTATGGAGCCCCTAGACCTGTAAAGGCAGGTACGACATAAACTTCGTCATTGTTGTGAGAATTAAGAGCATATTTTTCAGACTCTGGTGAATTTTCAACCATGCGAAGTCCATCACGAAGCCACTGAATGGCACTTCCTGCGATAAAGATAGAACCTTCCAAGGCATAGTAAACCTTACCGTTGATTCCATAACCAATCGTTGTCAAAAGGTTGTTTTCAGACAACTGCATCTCTTCACCAGTGTTCATGATGATGAAAGAACCAGTTCCGTAGGTATTTTTAACCATACCTGGTTCAAAGGCCAACTGTCCAAAGAGGGCTGCCTGTTGGTCCCCAGCCATACCTGAAATTGGCACTTCCCCACCGTAGAAATGGAATGGAGCAGTCTTGCCGTAGATTTCAGAGTTAGAACGAACTTCTGGAAGCATAGCCTTCGGAATGTTGAGGACTTCTAAAATCTCATCATCCCATTTAAGATCCTTGATGTTATAGAGCATGGTACGGGCTGCATTTGAGTAGTCGGTCACGTGAGCTGCACCGTCAGTCAATTTCCAAACTAACCAAGTATCGATAGTACCAAAGAGTAATTCTCCTTTTTCTGCTCGCTCTTGAGCGCCTTCTACATGGTCCAATATCCAACGAACCTTGGTAGCTGAGAAGTAAGCATCGATAATCAAACCAGTCTTTTCATGGAATTTTTCCACATAACCTTGACTTTTTAGTTGTTCAGCCAGAGGAGCAGTTTGACGTGATTGCCAAACGATCGCATTATAGATAGGGAGCCCTGTTTTCTTATCCCAGACGACAGTTGTTTCACGCTGGTTGGTAATCCCGATGGCCTCGATTTGACTTGGTTTCACACCACTTTCGATGAAAGCACCCGCGATAACTGACTGAACAGAGTTCCAAATTTCATTGGCATTGTGCTCAACCCAACCTGCTTGAGGGAAAATCTGAGTGAACTCTTTTTGACTAGAGCTGACCTTTTCTCCTTTTTTGTTAAAAATGATGGCACGAGAACTAGTAGTTCCTTGGTCAATAGCCATGATGTATTTTTCTTGTGACATGTGCTGTCCTCCTGATAAAATCTTGAGGGGGTTCCTCTTTACAGTAACTAGTATACAAAATAAAGCGCTTTCTTGTTTATCAATTTTTTTAAAATTTTAAAAAAATGTGAGGAGATTGTGCGAATTTCACAAAAAAGACCTGAAAATTCAGGCCTTTTAAGCAAAGAGCATCTGACGAATCTTCGCCAAATCCTCCATATCCAAATCATTTTTTAAATAATAAACCGGAGTCTGTTCTTTCTTATGAATCGGGTTGTTGGTAATTAACAAATCATAATGTCGACTGGGGTCATAGGCTTCAATAGTAATGAAACGATTGTATTCCAAATACCGTTTCAAAAGGGCAGCCATCCTAGAAAAGACAAGGAAACCAGATGTCAAATCTAAACCAATCCTCATATGTTGGCCACCATTTTCTGCCATATACTCTATCAACTGGAGCCATTCCCAGAGAATTTTCTTATCCAAATCCGTCCCCTGTTGAAAGGTAGGCAAAATATGAAAAATTCTCTCTGCAGTTCCTCTAAAATCATGTTCCATCAGCAAATAGGGATGGCGATTCTCTGTCTGGTATCTGTACTGATCTTGTAAAATATAGCCCTTGTAGAGATAAACTTGACCACAAAGCTGACTGAGTTCATAGGTGACATGGTCCTCTGTGTAGTCCCCCAGCAGCTCCTCCTTCTTCATCTCTTGAATCAATTGCGTCAGCAAATCGGCTAATTGCCCTCCAAAACCAAGGATATACTCCATAGTATGAAGGGGCAAAATACGATGGGAAAGGAGAAATGAAAAGAATACCATCATCTCACCATCCTCAGTTCCTAGAGGGATATGTTGCCCAGCAAAAAAGGACGGAGCCTTTCTCAGCAAACGAAGGTAGAAAATATTGTCAAAATACCCTCGCATTTTTTCTTCTATAACCTGAAATTGACAGGCGTTAACCCGAAGGCGCTGTTGACTGATGTGAGTCCATAGAACCAAGTCCAATTTCTGACCTGAAGACAAGCTAGCACCGCAGATTTCTTCTAGGGTAGCAATCTCTTGTTTTCTCTCAGCTTTCTGCATGTGACCTTCCCACTCCTGACTGGACCAAATCTTGCGAAAAAGGCAGAAATAAAAATAGCGAATCTGATGCTCCGGACCTCGCCAACGGCCATTTTGGATCGATAAATCAAACTCTGACAAAATCTGATTTAGACTAGCTAAGTGACGACCAAGCGTGGCCTCGCTAATCATCAATTCTTGAGCCAGTTGATGGGCTAGGAACTGTTGGTGATAGAGAAGGTAAACCAAAATTTGGTACTTAATGGCATTGTCTAGAAACAAGCTCCGAATCTCTCTCCCCTTTGTGGCTGCACCAATCGACAGACGCAGATTTTCATCTTCCAAGTGGATGGTCAGCTCTAAACCTCTTTCCGAGGCATTTTCGTTAATCAGAGAAATGTACTTGGTTAAGGTCGCCTTTGAAAAACCTGTTTCTTCCATGGCTTTCTTGACTGTTGTCTGCGAATCTTGTAACAGAAAGGAAAGGACTAAAAATTGACCAGATTCGGCTTTTTCCATCAAATCACCTAAATACATTTGTTACCCCTTTCATTTTCTCCTACAAGCATAGCATAAATCTTTTAAATGCTGAAATAATCTGTTTCGCATTTTATTTTAAGGCTGATTTTCTCGTCATTATTCCACAGAAACAGCAAACACACGACTCCCCCTTTGGGCATTTTTATGCTAAAATAGTAGCTATGGATAAAATTATTAAAACAATATCAGAAAGCGGAGCCTTTCGTGCTTTTGTCCTTGATAGCACTGAAACCGTCCGCACTGCTCAAGAAAAACATCAAACTCAAGCCAGTTCAACTGTTGCACTTGGTCGAACTCTTATCGCAAGCCAGATTCTCGCAGCCAATGAAAAAGGAAATACCAAACTAACAGTTAAAGTTCTGGGAACCAGCTCTCTCGGTGCCATCATCACGGTCGCAGATACCAAGGGCAATGTTAAAGGCTACGTTCAAAATCCAGGTGTTGACATCAAAAAGACTGCAACGGGTGAAGTCCTTGTCGGACCTTTTGTCGGAAATGGTCAATTTCTCGTTATCACAGACTACGGTACTGGAAATCCCTACAACTCCATGACTCCTCTCATCTCTGGGGAAATCGGTGAAGACTTGGCCTATTACCTGACAGAAAGCCAACAAACTCCTTCAGCAGTCGGCCTCAATGTTCTTTTAGACAAAGACGACAAGGTCGAAGGTGCCGGTGGTTTTCTTCTCCAAGTCTTGCCAGGGGCCAAGGAAGAAGAGATTGCCCGCTTTGAGAAACGCATCCAAGAAATGCCAGCCATCTCAACCCTTCTGGAAAGCGATGACCATATCGAAGCCCTTCTCAAGGCTATCTATGGTGACGAATTCTACAAACGTCTATCTGAAGAAGAAATTCGTTTCCAATGTGACTGCAGCAAAGACCGTTTTATGAACGCTCTTGCCAGCCTTCCAAATTCAGACCTTGAAGAAATGAAAGAGGAAGACCACGGGGCAGAAATCACTTGTCAATTCTGCCAAACAACTTATAACTTTGATGAAAACGACCTGGAGGAACTCATTCGTGACAAATCTTAATACACCTTTTATGATTGGCAATGTTGAGATTCCCAATCGTACCGTTTTAGCACCCATGGCTGGTGTCACCAACTCAGCCTTTCGTACCATCGCAAAAGAGCTCGGAGCTGGACTCGTTGTCATGGAAATGGTCTCT comes from Streptococcus oralis and encodes:
- the hslO gene encoding Hsp33 family molecular chaperone HslO, yielding MDKIIKTISESGAFRAFVLDSTETVRTAQEKHQTQASSTVALGRTLIASQILAANEKGNTKLTVKVLGTSSLGAIITVADTKGNVKGYVQNPGVDIKKTATGEVLVGPFVGNGQFLVITDYGTGNPYNSMTPLISGEIGEDLAYYLTESQQTPSAVGLNVLLDKDDKVEGAGGFLLQVLPGAKEEEIARFEKRIQEMPAISTLLESDDHIEALLKAIYGDEFYKRLSEEEIRFQCDCSKDRFMNALASLPNSDLEEMKEEDHGAEITCQFCQTTYNFDENDLEELIRDKS
- a CDS encoding helix-turn-helix domain-containing protein: MYLGDLMEKAESGQFLVLSFLLQDSQTTVKKAMEETGFSKATLTKYISLINENASERGLELTIHLEDENLRLSIGAATKGREIRSLFLDNAIKYQILVYLLYHQQFLAHQLAQELMISEATLGRHLASLNQILSEFDLSIQNGRWRGPEHQIRYFYFCLFRKIWSSQEWEGHMQKAERKQEIATLEEICGASLSSGQKLDLVLWTHISQQRLRVNACQFQVIEEKMRGYFDNIFYLRLLRKAPSFFAGQHIPLGTEDGEMMVFFSFLLSHRILPLHTMEYILGFGGQLADLLTQLIQEMKKEELLGDYTEDHVTYELSQLCGQVYLYKGYILQDQYRYQTENRHPYLLMEHDFRGTAERIFHILPTFQQGTDLDKKILWEWLQLIEYMAENGGQHMRIGLDLTSGFLVFSRMAALLKRYLEYNRFITIEAYDPSRHYDLLITNNPIHKKEQTPVYYLKNDLDMEDLAKIRQMLFA
- the glpK gene encoding glycerol kinase GlpK → MSQEKYIMAIDQGTTSSRAIIFNKKGEKVSSSQKEFTQIFPQAGWVEHNANEIWNSVQSVIAGAFIESGVKPSQIEAIGITNQRETTVVWDKKTGLPIYNAIVWQSRQTAPLAEQLKSQGYVEKFHEKTGLIIDAYFSATKVRWILDHVEGAQERAEKGELLFGTIDTWLVWKLTDGAAHVTDYSNAARTMLYNIKDLKWDDEILEVLNIPKAMLPEVRSNSEIYGKTAPFHFYGGEVPISGMAGDQQAALFGQLAFEPGMVKNTYGTGSFIIMNTGEEMQLSENNLLTTIGYGINGKVYYALEGSIFIAGSAIQWLRDGLRMVENSPESEKYALNSHNNDEVYVVPAFTGLGAPYWNQNARGSVFGLTRGTSKEDFIKATLQSIAYQVRDIIDTMQVDAQTAIQVLKVDGGAAMNNFLMQFQADILGIDIARAKNLETTALGAAFLAGLAVGYWKDLDELKLLNETGELFEPSMNESRKEQLYKGWKKAVKATQVFAEIDD
- the glpO gene encoding type 1 glycerol-3-phosphate oxidase, whose product is MEFSKKTRELSIKKMQERTLDLLIIGGGITGAGVALQAAASGLDTGLIEMQDFAEGTSSRSTKLVHGGLRYLKQFDVEVVSDTVSERAVVQQIAPHIPKPDPMLLPVFDEDGATFSLFRLKVAMDLYDLLAGVNNTPAANKVLSKEEVLERQPNLKKEGLVGGGVYLDFRNNDARLVIENIKRANQDGALIANHVKAEGFLFDESGKITGVVARDLLTDQVFEIKARLVINTTGPWSDKVRNLSNKGTQFSQMRPTKGVHLVVDSSKIKVSQPVYFDTGLGDGRMVFVLPRENKTYFGTTDTDYTGDLEHPKVTQEDVDYLLGIVNNRFPEANITVADIESSWAGLRPLIAGNSASDYNGGNNGTISDESFNSLIATVEAYLSKEKTREDVESAVSKLESSTSEKHLDPSAVSRGSSLDRDDNGLLTLAGGKITDYRKMAEGAMERVVDILKAEFDRSFKLINSKTYPVSGGELNPANVGSEIEAFAQLGVSRGLDSKEAQYLANLYGSNAPKVFALAHSLEQAPGLSLADTLSLHYAMRNELALSPVDFLLRRTNHMLFMRDSLDSIVEPVLDEMGRFYDWTEEEKAAYRADVEAALAQNDLTELKN